From one Deltaproteobacteria bacterium genomic stretch:
- the serS gene encoding serine--tRNA ligase: MLDIKFLRENRKIVEDAIAKRAMNIPLKSFYDMDNKRLELLKRVEELRHKKNIISKDIGTKKARGEDNQVLLEEVKSIGAETEQIDNIINGLEIEINRFLLMLPNIPHSSVVYGRTSEDNQVVKSWGEKRSFDFTPYTHNELGIKLGILDFQRGAKITASGFSISFGHGAILERAIMNFFLDMHIYEQKYTEVYVPFMVNETSMRGTGQLPKFKDDLFKIQDEELYLIPTAEVPVTNIHANEILDKASLPKYYTAYSPCFRREAGSYGKDTKGLIRQHQFNKVELVKIVEPETSYDEHEALLIDAEEPLKRLGLHYRVVNLCTGDIGFSSAKTYDIEVWLPGQHEYLEISSCSNFEDFQARRANIKYRPARSEKPRYVHTLNASGLAIGRTVVAILENYQQEDGSIIIPEVLHRYMNGITVIPSLKHK, encoded by the coding sequence ATGCTTGATATAAAATTTTTAAGAGAAAACAGAAAAATTGTAGAAGATGCAATCGCTAAAAGGGCCATGAATATTCCCTTAAAGTCTTTCTATGATATGGACAATAAAAGGCTTGAGCTTCTCAAACGAGTTGAAGAATTAAGACATAAAAAAAACATTATTTCAAAAGATATAGGTACAAAAAAGGCAAGAGGCGAAGATAATCAGGTATTGTTAGAAGAAGTAAAATCCATAGGTGCAGAGACTGAACAAATCGACAATATCATAAACGGGCTTGAGATAGAAATTAATAGATTTTTGTTAATGCTCCCCAATATTCCGCATTCATCCGTTGTTTACGGAAGGACGAGCGAAGATAATCAGGTTGTCAAATCGTGGGGTGAAAAGAGGTCATTTGATTTTACGCCATACACACACAATGAACTCGGAATTAAACTCGGTATACTTGATTTTCAAAGAGGCGCCAAGATAACTGCATCAGGCTTCTCTATCTCTTTTGGTCATGGTGCAATCCTTGAAAGGGCGATTATGAATTTTTTTCTTGATATGCACATCTATGAGCAAAAATACACGGAGGTTTATGTCCCTTTCATGGTTAATGAAACAAGTATGAGAGGTACGGGACAGTTACCGAAATTCAAAGATGATCTTTTTAAGATACAGGATGAAGAGTTATATCTTATACCTACTGCTGAAGTCCCTGTCACAAATATTCATGCAAATGAAATCCTTGATAAGGCATCTCTGCCTAAATATTACACAGCATATTCACCATGCTTTAGAAGAGAAGCAGGCTCTTATGGAAAGGATACTAAAGGATTAATCAGACAGCATCAGTTTAACAAAGTTGAACTTGTGAAAATTGTCGAGCCGGAAACATCTTATGATGAGCATGAAGCGCTTTTAATTGATGCGGAAGAACCATTGAAGAGGCTTGGTCTGCATTACAGGGTTGTAAATCTTTGTACAGGTGACATTGGTTTTTCATCAGCTAAAACTTATGATATAGAGGTATGGCTGCCGGGGCAGCATGAATATCTGGAAATATCATCATGCAGTAATTTCGAAGATTTTCAGGCAAGAAGGGCAAATATAAAATATAGACCTGCAAGGAGTGAGAAACCGAGGTATGTCCATACCCTAAATGCGTCCGGTCTTGCCATTGGAAGAACTGTAGTGGCTATCTTGGAGAATTACCAGCAGGAAGACGGGAGTATAATAATTCCGGAGGTCTTGCATCGATACATGAATGGTATTACAGTTATACCTTCGTTAAAACATAAATAA